A genomic region of Devosia ginsengisoli contains the following coding sequences:
- a CDS encoding Tim44/TimA family putative adaptor protein, with protein sequence MDEFFDLPTLIVIAVAVFVLFRLRSVLGTRTGNERPPVERRKPATAEAQEETVVPLRPRGTGAPELDDERRARKTEAEIEQFAHGDEQLAAGFRSVVAADPSFTPKSFLDGAKQAYEMVVTAYAAGDRAMLKNLLEKDVFDGFQRAIAEREAAGQSVDFTFVGLPKVEISEAEYDKKNVLITVRFHAEVVSATRDKDGNLVDGNADQVETVADEWTFARNPKSRDPNWKVITTSQLD encoded by the coding sequence ATGGATGAATTCTTCGATCTGCCGACCCTCATCGTGATTGCCGTGGCAGTCTTCGTGCTGTTCCGCCTGCGCTCCGTATTGGGCACCAGGACCGGCAATGAGCGGCCGCCCGTGGAGCGCCGCAAGCCGGCCACGGCAGAGGCACAAGAGGAAACCGTGGTCCCCCTGCGCCCGCGCGGCACCGGCGCCCCCGAACTCGACGACGAACGCCGCGCCCGCAAGACCGAGGCCGAGATCGAGCAGTTCGCCCATGGCGACGAGCAACTGGCCGCCGGCTTCCGTTCCGTGGTCGCAGCCGATCCGAGCTTCACCCCGAAGAGCTTCCTCGATGGCGCCAAGCAGGCCTATGAAATGGTGGTCACCGCCTATGCCGCCGGCGACCGCGCCATGCTGAAGAACCTGCTGGAAAAGGACGTGTTCGACGGCTTCCAGCGCGCCATTGCCGAGCGCGAAGCCGCCGGTCAGAGCGTGGACTTCACCTTTGTCGGCCTGCCCAAGGTCGAGATTTCCGAAGCCGAATACGACAAGAAGAACGTGCTGATCACCGTGCGTTTCCATGCCGAAGTGGTTTCGGCCACCCGCGACAAGGACGGCAACCTGGTGGATGGCAATGCCGACCAGGTCGAGACCGTCGCCGATGAATGGACCTTTGCGCGCAATCCCAAGTCGCGCGACCCCAACTGGAAGGTCATCACCACCAGCCAGCTCGACTGA
- a CDS encoding Smr/MutS family protein encodes MSKRDNRRLPHDFHLWTAVASTVDPLRRKGLLKFASAPLPLPAEDPPLVAVSKAPPKRQPARKAFLPPYQAPLPAAVLPDKAVDPAIRRKVGRGRIEIDGRIDLHGMSQNEARSALHHFIHARFSRGDRTVLVITGKGVRTDNDYIAAMTERGVLRTMLPIWLNEPSLSPMVSGWSVAARGHGGEGAWYVRLRRA; translated from the coding sequence ATGTCCAAGCGTGACAACAGGCGCCTGCCGCACGATTTCCATCTCTGGACGGCCGTAGCATCCACGGTCGATCCTTTGCGGCGCAAGGGCCTGCTGAAATTCGCATCCGCCCCGCTGCCCCTGCCCGCCGAAGACCCGCCGCTGGTTGCGGTGAGCAAGGCGCCGCCCAAGCGTCAGCCGGCGCGCAAAGCCTTCCTGCCGCCCTATCAGGCACCCCTTCCCGCCGCTGTCCTGCCCGACAAGGCGGTCGATCCGGCCATCCGCAGGAAGGTCGGCCGCGGCCGCATCGAGATCGACGGGCGCATTGACCTGCATGGCATGAGCCAGAATGAAGCGCGCTCGGCCCTGCACCATTTCATCCATGCCCGTTTCAGCCGCGGCGACCGCACCGTGCTGGTCATCACGGGCAAGGGCGTGCGGACCGACAATGACTATATCGCTGCCATGACAGAACGCGGGGTGTTGCGCACCATGCTGCCCATCTGGCTCAACGAGCCCAGCCTGTCGCCCATGGTCTCGGGCTGGAGCGTGGCGGCGCGCGGCCATGGCGGGGAGGGGGCGTGGTATGTGCGCCTGCGCCGCGCATGA
- a CDS encoding helix-turn-helix domain-containing protein, whose protein sequence is MTPLGAKIRELREARGISLKEMAAALNVSSAYLSALEHGKRGRPTGFLLHRMIAFFNVIWDEAEELQRLAEMSDPKVTIDTGGLAPEATELTNRLAADIAKLDADDLRFLRDELVRRSGKKR, encoded by the coding sequence ATGACGCCGTTAGGGGCAAAGATCAGGGAGCTACGCGAGGCACGCGGCATTTCACTCAAGGAAATGGCGGCAGCGCTGAACGTCTCCAGCGCCTATCTCTCGGCCCTCGAACACGGCAAACGCGGCCGCCCCACCGGCTTCCTGCTGCACCGCATGATCGCGTTTTTCAACGTGATCTGGGACGAGGCGGAGGAGTTGCAGCGCCTGGCCGAGATGAGCGACCCCAAGGTCACCATCGATACCGGCGGCCTGGCGCCGGAAGCCACGGAGCTGACCAACCGGCTGGCGGCGGACATAGCCAAACTCGATGCCGATGATTTGCGGTTTTTGCGGGATGAGCTGGTGCGCAGGTCAGGGAAGAAGCGCTGA
- the hslU gene encoding ATP-dependent protease ATPase subunit HslU, which translates to MSETNFSPREIVSELDRNIVGQDDAKRAVAVALRNRWRRQQLSPELRREITPKNILMIGPTGVGKTEISRRLARLAQAPFIKVEATKFTEVGYVGRDVEQIIRDLVEAGIAVLRDKRRADVQAQAHANAENRVLDALVGNSAAPSTRDSFRKKLRNNELDDSEIEIEMTPSTGTGGFEIPGMPNGGIGMINLSDMFKQAMGGRGVKRKVKVKDAYEPLIAEEADKLLDQEQLKAEAIELVENHGIVFIDEIDKVAHREGGAQGGPSREGVQRDLLPLIEGTTVSTKYGPVKTDHILFIASGAFHVSKPSDLLPELQGRLPIRVELKALTREDFIRILNDTDASLIKQYVALMSTEGVTLDFTQDAIEAIADAAVKVNNSVENIGARRLQTVMERLVEDISFEAPDKQGQTISIDSAFVAEKVGVLAGDTDLSKFVL; encoded by the coding sequence ATGAGTGAAACCAATTTTTCCCCGCGCGAGATCGTGAGCGAGCTCGACCGCAATATTGTCGGCCAGGATGACGCCAAGCGCGCCGTGGCCGTGGCCCTGCGCAATCGCTGGCGCCGGCAACAGCTCAGCCCCGAGCTGCGCCGCGAGATCACGCCCAAGAATATTTTGATGATCGGGCCGACCGGTGTCGGCAAGACCGAGATCAGCCGCCGCCTGGCCCGTCTGGCGCAGGCGCCGTTCATCAAGGTGGAAGCCACCAAATTCACCGAAGTCGGCTATGTCGGCCGCGACGTGGAACAGATCATCCGCGACCTGGTGGAAGCCGGCATTGCCGTGCTGCGCGACAAGCGCCGCGCCGATGTGCAGGCGCAGGCCCATGCCAATGCCGAAAACCGCGTGCTCGACGCACTGGTGGGCAATTCGGCCGCACCTTCGACGCGCGATTCCTTCCGCAAGAAGCTGCGCAATAACGAGCTTGATGACAGCGAGATCGAAATCGAGATGACGCCATCGACCGGCACAGGGGGCTTTGAAATCCCCGGCATGCCCAATGGCGGCATCGGCATGATCAACCTTTCCGACATGTTCAAGCAGGCCATGGGCGGGCGCGGGGTGAAGCGCAAGGTCAAGGTCAAGGATGCCTATGAGCCGCTGATTGCCGAAGAGGCCGACAAGCTGCTCGACCAGGAACAGCTCAAGGCCGAGGCTATCGAGCTGGTGGAAAACCACGGCATCGTCTTCATCGACGAGATCGACAAGGTGGCCCATCGCGAAGGCGGGGCGCAGGGCGGGCCGTCGCGCGAAGGCGTGCAGCGGGACCTGTTGCCGCTGATCGAAGGCACGACGGTTTCGACCAAGTATGGCCCGGTCAAGACCGACCATATCCTGTTCATCGCCTCGGGCGCCTTCCATGTGAGCAAGCCCAGCGACCTGCTGCCCGAATTGCAGGGTCGCCTGCCGATCCGCGTCGAGCTGAAGGCGCTGACCCGCGAGGATTTCATCCGCATCCTCAACGACACCGATGCGAGCCTCATCAAGCAATATGTGGCGCTGATGAGCACCGAAGGCGTGACGCTGGATTTCACCCAGGACGCCATCGAGGCGATTGCCGATGCCGCGGTCAAGGTCAACAATTCGGTCGAGAATATCGGCGCGCGGCGCCTGCAGACGGTGATGGAGCGGCTGGTGGAAGACATCAGCTTCGAAGCCCCGGACAAGCAGGGCCAGACCATCTCCATCGACTCGGCGTTCGTGGCCGAGAAGGTGGGCGTGCTGGCCGGCGATACGGATTTGAGCAAGTTCGTGCTGTAG
- a CDS encoding GNAT family N-acetyltransferase: protein MSYSIRQLTRDDVHAYRAIRLEALTDHPESYGTAPDSFAARPIEALQTMLDRMAVFGVVTDNGALAGIVAYARDDGERETHRGWLLQVYVQPAMRGTGASLALLEAAVDHARSEVIQLHLMVGSHNAPAIRLYEKAGFTTYGTDPRCLYVNGRYIDEHMMVRFLDEAPGKTDQ, encoded by the coding sequence TTGAGCTATTCGATCCGCCAGCTGACACGGGATGACGTCCACGCGTACCGGGCCATTCGGCTCGAAGCGCTGACTGACCATCCCGAGTCCTATGGCACGGCGCCCGACAGTTTCGCCGCCCGCCCGATCGAGGCCCTGCAGACCATGCTGGACCGCATGGCGGTTTTCGGGGTGGTGACGGACAATGGTGCTCTGGCCGGGATCGTGGCCTATGCCCGTGACGATGGCGAACGCGAGACCCATCGCGGCTGGCTGCTGCAGGTCTATGTGCAGCCGGCCATGCGCGGCACGGGTGCTTCGCTGGCGCTGCTGGAAGCAGCGGTGGACCATGCCCGCAGCGAAGTGATCCAGCTCCACCTGATGGTGGGATCGCACAATGCGCCGGCCATCCGGCTCTATGAAAAGGCGGGGTTCACCACCTATGGCACCGACCCCCGCTGCCTTTACGTGAACGGTCGCTATATCGACGAACACATGATGGTGCGCTTTCTCGATGAGGCACCAGGAAAGACAGACCAATGA
- the hslV gene encoding ATP-dependent protease subunit HslV, with protein sequence MSDNNFPGWHGTTIVSVRKGNKVVVAGDGQVSMGQTVMKHTAKKVRRLAGGKVIGGFAGSTADAFTLFERLETKLEQYPDQLMRAAVELAKDWRTDRYLRKLEAMMIVADKTDTLVLTGTGDVLTPDHGVIAIGSGGNYAHSAALALHQATELDAEDIARRAMKIAEEICVYTNGNVTVETIELDS encoded by the coding sequence ATGAGTGACAACAATTTCCCCGGGTGGCACGGGACGACGATCGTTTCCGTGCGCAAGGGCAACAAGGTCGTGGTGGCTGGCGATGGCCAGGTTTCCATGGGCCAGACGGTGATGAAGCACACCGCCAAGAAAGTCCGGCGGCTGGCCGGTGGCAAGGTGATCGGCGGCTTTGCCGGTTCCACCGCCGATGCCTTCACGCTCTTTGAGCGGCTGGAGACAAAACTCGAGCAATATCCTGACCAGCTGATGCGGGCCGCGGTGGAACTGGCCAAGGACTGGCGCACCGACCGCTACCTGCGCAAGCTGGAAGCCATGATGATCGTGGCCGACAAGACCGATACGCTGGTGCTGACCGGCACGGGCGACGTGCTGACGCCGGACCATGGCGTCATCGCCATCGGCTCGGGTGGCAATTATGCCCATTCGGCGGCTCTGGCCCTGCATCAGGCGACCGAACTCGATGCCGAGGATATTGCCCGCCGTGCCATGAAGATCGCCGAGGAAATCTGCGTCTATACCAATGGCAATGTGACGGTTGAAACCATCGAGCTCGACAGTTGA
- the hisB gene encoding imidazoleglycerol-phosphate dehydratase HisB has translation MRKASIARKTNETEISVSVNLDGTGAHTMATGIGFLDHMLDQLSRHSLIDMDVSCKGDLHIDFHHTAEDVGIALGQAVLQALGDKKGIRRYASCDLPMDGTLTRAALDVSGRPFLVFRAEFSRDKVGEMDTELFREFFQAFAMNAGITLHIENFYTDNNHHLAESMFKAVARALREAVEIDPRVGDRVPSTKGTL, from the coding sequence ATGCGTAAAGCCAGTATCGCCCGCAAGACCAACGAGACCGAGATTTCCGTCTCGGTGAATCTCGATGGCACTGGCGCGCACACTATGGCGACCGGCATCGGTTTTCTCGATCACATGCTCGACCAGCTCAGCCGCCACTCGCTCATCGACATGGATGTCTCCTGCAAGGGGGACCTCCACATCGACTTCCACCACACGGCGGAAGACGTCGGCATTGCCCTGGGCCAGGCCGTGCTCCAGGCGCTGGGCGACAAGAAAGGCATCCGTCGCTACGCTTCCTGCGACCTGCCCATGGACGGTACGCTGACCCGCGCCGCACTGGATGTCTCCGGCCGGCCGTTCCTGGTCTTCCGCGCCGAGTTCAGCCGCGACAAGGTCGGCGAGATGGACACCGAACTGTTCCGCGAATTCTTCCAGGCTTTCGCCATGAATGCCGGCATCACGCTGCATATCGAGAATTTCTACACCGACAACAACCACCATCTGGCCGAGTCGATGTTCAAGGCTGTGGCCCGTGCCTTGCGCGAGGCGGTGGAGATCGACCCCCGCGTGGGCGACCGGGTGCCGAGCACCAAGGGCACGCTCTGA
- a CDS encoding DUF2628 domain-containing protein — translation MTLYAIFDPKPGKPALPAVVPETFSWLAAILPPVFLVVHGLWLELVAWLLKVAALVVLSRFIGDGAAFLLYVVAAIWLGFAAAGLRRHALQWRGWTFRGPRIAPSADLAQLEALQ, via the coding sequence GTGACCCTCTACGCCATTTTCGATCCCAAGCCCGGCAAGCCCGCTTTGCCCGCAGTCGTGCCCGAGACATTCTCGTGGCTTGCTGCCATCTTGCCGCCGGTTTTCCTGGTCGTGCATGGGCTCTGGCTCGAACTTGTCGCCTGGCTGCTCAAAGTCGCGGCTCTGGTCGTGCTGTCGCGCTTCATCGGCGATGGCGCCGCCTTCCTGCTCTATGTCGTCGCCGCCATCTGGCTCGGCTTCGCGGCCGCCGGTCTCCGTCGCCATGCCCTGCAATGGCGCGGCTGGACTTTTCGTGGCCCGCGCATCGCCCCCAGCGCCGATCTGGCGCAGCTGGAGGCTTTGCAATGA
- the hisH gene encoding imidazole glycerol phosphate synthase subunit HisH, translating into MSLVTIVDYGAGNLHSAAKAFERMANGLGGITIEVTADPDRVRAADRIMLPGVGAFADCKAGLDAVSGMVEALEERVIGGGVPFLGVCVGMQLMASEGREKVVTPGLGWIPGAVEKIAPSDPALKIPHMGWNTISVTRPHPLLSGIPDGPDGLHAYFVHSYHLVTESADTLLATTDYGGQVTACVGRDNMFGTQFHPEKSQALGLQLIENFLRWTP; encoded by the coding sequence ATGAGCCTCGTCACCATCGTGGATTATGGCGCCGGCAATCTCCACTCCGCCGCCAAGGCCTTCGAGCGCATGGCCAACGGGCTGGGCGGCATCACCATTGAAGTGACTGCCGACCCCGACCGCGTCCGCGCGGCCGACCGCATCATGCTGCCCGGCGTCGGCGCCTTTGCCGATTGCAAGGCCGGGCTCGATGCCGTCTCGGGCATGGTCGAGGCGCTGGAAGAGCGGGTGATAGGGGGCGGCGTGCCCTTTCTCGGCGTCTGCGTCGGGATGCAGCTCATGGCCTCCGAGGGTCGCGAGAAGGTGGTCACGCCCGGTCTGGGCTGGATTCCCGGCGCCGTCGAAAAGATCGCCCCGTCTGATCCGGCGCTGAAGATTCCGCATATGGGGTGGAACACCATTTCTGTGACCCGCCCGCATCCGCTGCTATCGGGCATTCCCGATGGGCCGGATGGGCTGCATGCCTATTTTGTCCATTCCTATCACCTGGTGACCGAGAGCGCCGATACGCTGCTGGCCACCACCGATTATGGTGGGCAGGTCACCGCCTGTGTCGGCCGCGACAACATGTTCGGCACCCAGTTCCACCCGGAAAAAAGCCAGGCGCTGGGGCTGCAATTGATCGAGAATTTCCTGAGGTGGACGCCGTGA
- the hisA gene encoding 1-(5-phosphoribosyl)-5-[(5-phosphoribosylamino)methylideneamino]imidazole-4-carboxamide isomerase, with product MILFPAIDLKDGQCVRLKLGDMDQATVFNDDPAAQAKSFEDQGFEYLHVVDLNGAFAGESVNGAAVEAILKAVNFPVQLGGGIRTLAHIESWLSKGLSRVILGTVAVRDPALVKEAAKQWPGQVAVGIDARKGMVAVEGWAETSELSVIELAKRFEGAGVAAIIYTDIDRDGVLAGINWDSTLELARATSIPVIASGGLASMADIERLTRPDAAVLEGAISGRALYDGRIDSREALALLKAAA from the coding sequence GTGATCCTCTTTCCCGCCATCGACCTCAAGGACGGCCAATGCGTGCGCCTCAAGCTGGGCGACATGGATCAGGCCACCGTGTTCAATGACGACCCGGCCGCGCAGGCGAAGAGCTTCGAAGACCAGGGTTTTGAATATCTCCACGTCGTCGATCTCAACGGCGCCTTTGCCGGCGAGAGCGTCAATGGTGCGGCGGTGGAAGCCATCCTCAAGGCGGTGAACTTCCCGGTCCAGCTCGGCGGTGGTATCCGCACTTTGGCTCATATCGAGTCCTGGCTGAGCAAGGGCCTGAGCCGCGTCATCCTCGGTACGGTGGCGGTGCGCGATCCGGCTCTGGTGAAGGAGGCCGCAAAGCAGTGGCCGGGCCAGGTCGCCGTCGGCATCGATGCGCGCAAGGGCATGGTGGCGGTGGAAGGCTGGGCCGAGACCTCGGAACTGTCAGTCATCGAGCTGGCCAAACGCTTCGAGGGCGCTGGCGTCGCGGCCATCATTTACACCGATATCGACCGCGATGGCGTACTGGCCGGCATCAACTGGGACTCGACGCTGGAACTGGCCCGCGCCACCTCCATTCCGGTCATCGCTTCGGGCGGCCTCGCCTCCATGGCCGATATCGAACGCCTCACCCGGCCCGATGCCGCCGTGCTCGAAGGCGCCATATCCGGGCGGGCGCTCTATGACGGGCGGATTGATTCACGTGAAGCACTCGCGCTTCTGAAAGCCGCAGCATGA
- the hisF gene encoding imidazole glycerol phosphate synthase subunit HisF has product MTLKTRLIPCLDVMGGRVVKGVQFVDLRDAGDPVEAAIAYDAAGADELTFLDITASHEGRDTIFDVVARTAEHCFMPVTVGGGVRTIEDIRKLLLAGADKVAINSAAVNDPDFISRAADKFGNQCIVVSVDAKQRLSQTVGGDNRSEWEIFTHGGRKPSGLDAVEFAVRMVERGAGELLVTSMDRDGTKSGFDLALTRAISDAVEVPVIASGGVGTLQDLVDGVKEGHASAVLAASIFHFGTFTIPQAKAYLRDHGVAVRMDAPAAA; this is encoded by the coding sequence ATGACCCTGAAAACCCGCCTCATCCCCTGCCTCGACGTCATGGGCGGCCGCGTCGTCAAGGGCGTGCAATTCGTCGATCTGCGCGATGCCGGCGATCCGGTGGAAGCCGCCATCGCCTATGATGCGGCAGGAGCGGACGAGCTGACCTTCCTCGACATCACTGCCAGCCATGAAGGCCGCGACACGATTTTCGACGTGGTGGCGCGCACCGCCGAACACTGCTTCATGCCGGTGACGGTTGGTGGCGGCGTGCGGACCATCGAGGATATCCGCAAGCTCCTGCTGGCCGGCGCCGACAAGGTGGCGATCAATTCGGCCGCGGTGAACGACCCCGATTTCATCTCCCGCGCTGCCGACAAGTTCGGCAATCAATGCATCGTCGTCTCGGTCGATGCCAAGCAGCGGCTGAGCCAGACTGTGGGCGGCGACAACCGCTCCGAATGGGAAATCTTCACCCATGGCGGCCGCAAGCCGTCCGGGCTCGATGCGGTGGAATTTGCTGTCAGAATGGTCGAGCGCGGCGCCGGCGAATTGCTGGTGACCTCGATGGATCGCGACGGCACCAAATCCGGCTTCGACCTGGCGCTGACCCGCGCCATATCAGATGCGGTGGAAGTCCCCGTCATCGCCTCGGGCGGCGTCGGCACCTTGCAGGATCTGGTCGATGGCGTGAAGGAAGGCCATGCCAGCGCCGTGCTGGCCGCCTCCATCTTCCATTTCGGCACCTTCACCATTCCCCAGGCCAAGGCCTATCTGCGCGACCACGGCGTGGCGGTGCGCATGGACGCGCCGGCAGCGGCTTAA
- a CDS encoding phosphoribosyl-ATP diphosphatase — translation MTLDDLEARIATRAAASPDESYTAKLIARGMEKCAQKLGEEATEAVISAVTGNRAELVKESADLLYHLLVVLRAAELPLSEVMAELDSRTAQSGLAEKAGRKDTL, via the coding sequence ATGACCCTCGACGACCTCGAAGCCCGCATTGCGACCCGCGCTGCGGCCTCGCCCGATGAAAGCTACACGGCAAAGCTCATCGCCCGCGGCATGGAGAAATGCGCGCAGAAGCTGGGCGAGGAAGCCACCGAGGCGGTGATCTCGGCCGTGACAGGCAATCGCGCCGAACTGGTCAAGGAGAGCGCCGACCTGCTCTACCACCTGCTGGTCGTACTGCGCGCCGCCGAACTGCCGCTCTCGGAGGTCATGGCCGAACTCGATAGCCGCACCGCCCAGTCCGGGCTGGCCGAAAAGGCCGGCCGGAAGGATACGCTCTGA
- the coaA gene encoding type I pantothenate kinase, translated as MARRPPVLAPYHHFTKAQWSTLRDGQPMTLDAADIERLRTLSDPISLEEAEEVYLPLTRLLSYYVEAVQGLHNVSTRFLDTPDQKVPFIIGVAGSVAVGKSTTARILQALLQRWPSSPKVDLVTTDGFLHSNAVLAERGIMERKGFPESYDRPRFVQFLSDIKSGKANVQAPVYSHLVYDVVPGSEVTIDRPDILIVEGLNILQPGELPKDGAPILFASDFMDFSVYIDADNDDLETWFMERFFRLRETAFKDPTSFFRRFAEMSQEEAGEFGRTVWRTINLPNLVENVLPTRGRADLILKKGKSHLIETVQLRRV; from the coding sequence ATGGCAAGGCGTCCCCCGGTCCTCGCGCCCTATCACCACTTCACCAAGGCGCAGTGGAGCACATTGCGCGATGGCCAGCCGATGACGCTTGATGCCGCCGATATCGAGCGCCTGCGCACCCTGTCCGACCCGATCTCGCTCGAAGAGGCCGAAGAGGTCTATCTGCCACTGACCCGCCTGCTGTCCTATTATGTCGAAGCGGTGCAGGGCCTGCATAACGTCTCGACCCGCTTCCTCGATACGCCCGACCAGAAGGTGCCCTTCATCATCGGCGTGGCCGGCTCGGTCGCGGTGGGCAAATCCACCACCGCCCGTATCCTCCAGGCTCTGCTGCAGCGCTGGCCTTCGAGCCCCAAGGTCGATCTCGTCACCACCGACGGGTTCCTCCATTCCAATGCAGTGCTGGCCGAGCGCGGCATCATGGAGCGCAAGGGCTTCCCCGAAAGCTATGACCGCCCCCGCTTCGTGCAGTTCCTCAGCGATATCAAGTCCGGCAAGGCCAATGTGCAGGCGCCGGTCTATTCGCACCTGGTCTATGATGTGGTGCCCGGAAGCGAGGTGACCATCGACCGCCCGGATATCCTCATCGTCGAAGGGCTCAATATTCTCCAGCCCGGCGAACTGCCCAAGGATGGCGCGCCCATCCTGTTCGCTTCCGATTTCATGGATTTCTCGGTCTATATCGACGCCGACAATGACGACCTCGAAACCTGGTTCATGGAGCGCTTCTTCCGCCTGCGCGAAACCGCCTTCAAGGACCCGACCTCGTTCTTCCGCCGCTTCGCCGAGATGAGCCAGGAAGAAGCGGGCGAATTCGGCCGCACGGTCTGGCGGACGATCAACCTGCCCAACCTGGTGGAGAATGTGCTGCCGACGCGCGGCCGGGCCGACCTGATCCTCAAGAAGGGCAAGAGCCACCTGATCGAGACGGTGCAGTTGCGGCGGGTCTAA
- a CDS encoding VOC family protein has product MTITNALAGIAVDDIADALDFYERLFGRTADARPMKDVAEWKLAGGGWVQVFTDGDRAGASSLTLVVDDLGEELGRLELQGLKPVSKAIGDFFKTAKFRDGDGNQIIFSQPQPGTY; this is encoded by the coding sequence TTGACCATCACCAATGCGCTGGCCGGCATCGCGGTAGACGATATTGCCGACGCGCTCGACTTCTATGAGCGGCTGTTCGGCCGAACAGCCGATGCACGGCCGATGAAGGATGTTGCCGAATGGAAGCTGGCCGGCGGCGGCTGGGTGCAGGTCTTCACCGATGGCGACCGCGCCGGCGCCTCCTCGCTCACGCTTGTCGTCGATGACCTCGGCGAAGAACTGGGCCGGCTGGAGTTGCAGGGGCTCAAGCCGGTCTCCAAGGCGATCGGGGATTTCTTCAAGACGGCGAAATTCCGCGACGGGGATGGCAACCAGATCATCTTCAGCCAACCGCAGCCGGGGACGTATTGA
- the dapB gene encoding 4-hydroxy-tetrahydrodipicolinate reductase produces MAELKVVVAGAGGRMGAANIRAVAALNGLALHGAVAKLHAAVDRPGTPAIGQDAGLFAGIGPLGIAITDDIDAALAGADAIIDFTAPQASVALAAKAAERGLIHVIGTTGCSEADDAAIAQAAQAGARIVKSGNFSMGVNVLASLVRKAAATLAEYDIEILEMHHGRKVDAPSGTALLLGEAAAEGRNIALRDHSIRVRDGHTGPREAGTIGFATLRGGTVVGDHSVILAGPSERIELNHRAEDRAIFANGAARAALWAAGKPAGLYSMTDVLGL; encoded by the coding sequence ATGGCGGAACTCAAGGTCGTGGTGGCGGGCGCCGGTGGGCGCATGGGCGCGGCCAATATCCGTGCCGTCGCGGCCCTCAACGGTCTGGCCCTGCACGGCGCCGTCGCCAAGCTCCATGCCGCCGTCGACCGGCCGGGCACCCCTGCCATCGGCCAGGATGCCGGCCTCTTCGCCGGCATCGGCCCGCTGGGCATCGCCATTACCGACGATATCGACGCCGCCCTTGCTGGCGCCGATGCCATTATCGACTTCACTGCCCCCCAGGCCAGCGTAGCCCTTGCCGCCAAGGCCGCCGAGCGTGGCCTCATCCACGTCATCGGCACGACAGGCTGTTCCGAGGCCGACGACGCCGCCATCGCCCAGGCGGCGCAGGCCGGCGCCCGGATCGTCAAGTCAGGCAATTTTTCCATGGGCGTCAACGTGCTGGCGAGCCTGGTGCGCAAGGCCGCCGCGACGCTGGCCGAATACGACATCGAGATTCTCGAAATGCATCATGGCCGCAAGGTCGATGCCCCCTCGGGCACGGCCCTGTTGCTGGGGGAAGCTGCCGCCGAAGGCCGCAATATCGCCCTGCGCGACCATTCCATCCGCGTCCGAGACGGCCATACCGGTCCGCGCGAGGCCGGCACGATCGGCTTTGCCACCCTGCGCGGCGGCACGGTGGTTGGCGATCACTCGGTGATCCTGGCCGGCCCCTCCGAGCGTATCGAGCTCAATCACCGCGCCGAGGATCGCGCCATTTTCGCCAATGGCGCCGCCCGTGCGGCGCTCTGGGCCGCGGGCAAGCCGGCCGGGCTTTATTCCATGACCGACGTGCTGGGGCTGTGA
- a CDS encoding EVE domain-containing protein: MATPTCWIGVAAAAHVRVGRQQGFVMFAHGKHSAVKRLQPGDAFAYYSPTETLGGKDAVRRFTAIGTIAEGAPEPSAMMGTTEAWMRRAHYLDAQEADIYLLLPQLDFVSDPGHWGMYFRKSLFSVSAADFSRIAAAMGVGQHFNFGD, from the coding sequence ATGGCCACGCCGACCTGCTGGATCGGTGTGGCGGCGGCGGCGCATGTGCGCGTGGGTCGCCAGCAGGGCTTCGTCATGTTCGCCCATGGCAAGCACAGTGCGGTCAAACGGCTGCAGCCGGGCGATGCCTTCGCCTATTATTCGCCGACCGAAACTCTTGGCGGCAAGGATGCGGTGCGCCGCTTCACTGCCATCGGCACCATTGCCGAAGGGGCGCCTGAACCCAGCGCCATGATGGGCACCACCGAAGCCTGGATGCGCCGCGCGCATTATCTCGACGCCCAGGAAGCCGATATCTACCTGCTGCTGCCCCAGCTCGATTTCGTCAGCGATCCCGGCCATTGGGGCATGTATTTCCGCAAGTCGCTGTTTTCAGTCAGCGCCGCCGACTTTTCCCGCATTGCCGCCGCCATGGGCGTCGGCCAACACTTCAATTTCGGAGACTAG